In Aspergillus luchuensis IFO 4308 DNA, chromosome 1, nearly complete sequence, the following are encoded in one genomic region:
- a CDS encoding uncharacterized protein (COG:S;~EggNog:ENOG410PP4A), with product MSADLFAEFGMGAAPPPSQRGSSQQSAGFQSTSLIPDLDAFEESFTGPSSIPNKNATKSPQFDDSWDDSAFAAPSTSGLTQYGPGNDVLFDATLESVPDDESDDWGEFESADVPATKPPANAGLESHKVMKEPKLKPVAKQPVPSDLLDSLSLSDDIPPSSKRKPAANRMVPEARKKELPSLKPAFSTQEDPFEDWGDFVDGPPTVPSQTGTSGATASVTRAPRKEVQPPNSTVGPSKTTSSFPTSSHPTTADQVRPTNIPPPSVLLELFPRLLDELRQDATKARKEMQQKEQLENTATLIIYTLKTAARVVAGRSLRWKRDSILSQSMRIGPARSGKSGGMKLNTVNKNEDIKEKQQAVDVLSMWRDRTAIFNSVVQATKRQPVQVIQENTRVTTLPASQGALKAPHACALCGLKRDERLPKVDEQVEDSFGEWWTEHWGHTDCRHFWERNRGLLGQR from the coding sequence ATGTCTGCAGATCTCTTTGCGGAGTTCGGGATGGGAGctgctccccctccatcccagaGAGGTTCAAGCCAGCAGTCCGCCGGGTTCCAGTCGACCTCTTTAATCCCTGACTTGGATGCATTTGAAGAATCTTTCACCGgtccttcatccatcccGAACAAAAATGCAACTAAATCGCCTCAATTCGACGACAGCTGGGACGACTCAGCTTTCGCGGCGCCTAGTACATCAGGGCTGACCCAATACGGACCCGGAAATGATGTCTTATTTGATGCCACCCTTGAAAGTGTTCCAGATGATGAAAGCGATGACTGGGGCGAATTCGAGAGTGCGGACGTGCCTGCTACTAAACCACCAGCAAATGCCGGGTTAGAGTCCCACAAAGTCATGAAGGAACCTAAGCTCAAGCCAGTTGCGAAACAGCCGGTGCCTTCCGACTTATTAGATTCATTATCATTAAGTGATGATATACCACCATCCTCTAAGCGGAAGCCCGCTGCGAATCGGATGGTACCTGAAGCACGCAAAAAGGAATTGCCAAGTCTCAAACCGGCTTTTTCTACCCAGGAAGACCCTTTCGAGGATTGGGGCGACTTTGTTGATGGTCCGCCTACAGTTCCCAGTCAAACAGGCACCTCAGGTGCTACAGCCTCAGTAACCCGGGCGCCTCGCAAGGAAGTGCAGCCCCCGAATTCTACGGTTGGTCCATCAAAAACAACAAGCTCTTTCCCAACATCTAGTCATCCTACAACAGCCGATCAAGTTCGTCCGACCAATatacctcctccatctgTTTTGCTTGAGCTATTTCCTCGGTTATTGGATGAACTTCGGCAAGATGCCACCAAagcaagaaaggaaatgCAACAAAAGGAACAACTTGAGAACACTGCAACCCTGATCATCTACACTCTAAAAACTGCCGCGCGGGTTGTTGCCGGCCGAAGCCTACGGTGGAAGCGGGACTCCATACTGAGTCAGAGTATGAGGATTGGCCCTGCTCGTTCAGGGAAGTCGGGAGGTATGAAGCTCAACACAGTGAACAAGAACGAAGATatcaaagaaaagcaacaagCTGTTGATGTACTTTCCATGTGGCGCGACCGGACCGCAATTTTCAACTCCGTTGTTCAAGCCACCAAACGACAACCAGTTCAGGTCATACAGGAGAATACTCGGGTAACAACACTTCCTGCTAGTCAGGGGGCTTTGAAGGCACCTCACGCTTGTGCTCTATGTGGCCTAAAACGAGATGAAAGGCTGCCCAAAGTTGACGAACAAGTCGAGGATAGTTTCGGGGAATGGTGGACGGAGCACTGGGGTCATACCGACTGCAGGCATTTCTGGGAGAGAAACAGGGGTCTACTCGGACAAAGGTAG
- a CDS encoding putative Yippee zinc-binding protein Moh1 (COG:S;~EggNog:ENOG410PPS5;~InterPro:IPR034751,IPR004910,IPR039058;~PFAM:PF03226), with amino-acid sequence MGLAYNIYLTSNKIFGCKQCKTHLADYDDIISRNFRGQHGKAYLFGNVVNITSSEAVERSMTTGRHIVRDIHCRQCKETVGWKYDKAYEASEKYKEGKFILEEELLCVVC; translated from the exons ATGGGTCTGGCATACAACATCTATCTTACTTCAAACAAAATCTTCGGGTGTAAGCAATGCAAAACTCATCTCGCTGACTACGACGATATCATAAGCCGG AATTTCCGCGGCCAGCATGGCAAAGCATACCTCTTCGGCAATGTCGTCAACATTACCTCGTCTGAAGCGGTGGAGCGTAGCATGACCACCGGAAGGCATATTGTCCGTGATATTCACTGCAGGCAGTGCAAGGAGACGGTGGGCTGGAAGTATGACAAAGCATACGAGGCCAGTGAGAAGTATAAAGAGGGGAAATTTAtactggaagaagaattgCTGTGCGTGGTGTGCTAG
- a CDS encoding serine/threonine-protein kinase (COG:T;~EggNog:ENOG410QD8C;~InterPro:IPR000719,IPR011009,IPR008271;~PFAM:PF07714,PF00069;~go_function: GO:0004672 - protein kinase activity [Evidence IEA];~go_function: GO:0005524 - ATP binding [Evidence IEA];~go_process: GO:0006468 - protein phosphorylation [Evidence IEA]): MGSTSYNPDGEPSPLSSPVGPLSASPESDPFMRRLSGHTEDSMKYSADTLSSGYDHLSRSSLLDPEHGLGPSGLDRIRQQPSRVFTLPNMSASSLAPMTSRSHSPSPRSASSTRAHPSRLPSTEEFGTLEDLHRFPCESLHSFSFAQQSEELLNNRHNILKRSIDFMRDRFGWTTSNSAGLAGAQARFGGDADTQSVVDYLSKTSVSGRDDRYNYAGLSRGPMTGPADVDSGNIFERAFAEPQLSADQFRDMVQEQGPPDALRSSGQASEDLASPLRTDSRPYPRRVSIKKPPFTATDPLSPTSTSSLGYGFPVPVLHTHSSKWTPASQAVFRTESHEPWTILAANDISCLIFGVTQAELRKLSILEVVQKDRRQWVESKLRDPTTDAAVRAQPSPDKTRVKPVNPKSMGMGNGVTAQLLSKPPSRARAPRRAQTDDGYGSSARQLNHPATKSRGVLLCGDVVPIEKRDGKRGSASIWVMEKRGGLIWVMEEIQENVAFVRCDESWNIADATGDIDKVWGQGAAKTGERITELLPNLPPDCLESPIDQGLNKITEKKYFASRTSAGICIPSTITKGDSSRSLRISSFPHVAGMMVLSSSTLKIVSSNSVFSSALFGHERPEGLHVNDLIPGFDGLLNVLTEEESVPLVDGLVISEPSFRRARTLSILRDGKSNVASVFLEPSGLAAVHRDGSSIAVDVQMRVAKSGTMFPKAREDPNSGDHSDSEFEAVTELVYALWVTYSRHIHSAAPAAGFPSPPSRTESPSSISASNLASTTASTPYAIGSERTLVETHIPTSTLSQQLSEAASQPLTDKPVQPVPEVRPAGTKEVPQKRTIADYIILEEMGQGAYGEVKLARMKKIPTKKVVLKYVTKKRILVDTWTRDRRLGTVPLEIHVLNYLRRDGLKHPNIVEMEGFFEDDINYYIEMTPHGLPGMDLFDYIELKANMDEAECQNIFKQVVDAIHHLHTKALVVHRDIKDENVILDGEGRIKLIDFGSAAYIKNGPFDVFVGTIDYAAPEVLQGKSYRGKEQDIWALGILLYTIVYKENPFYNVDEILDHPLRVPFLPFSEDCIDLIRRMLDRDVDNRLTISEVLEHPWMIDS, encoded by the exons ATGGGTTCTACTTCCTATAATCCCGATG GTGAACCAAGCCCATTGTCGTCCCCCGTGGGACCCCTTTCCGCGTCGCCCGAGTCGGACCCTTTTATGAGACGCCTCTCTGGGCACACTGAGGACTCGATGAAATACTCTGCAGACACACTCTCCTCGGGCTATGATCATCTTTCCAG GTCTTCTCTGCTGGATCCTGAACATGGACTTGGCCCATCTGGTCTAGATCGCATACGTCAACAGCCATCACGCGTCTTTACCCTTCCGAACATGTCTGCCTCATCGCTCGCACCGATGACCTCACGTAGCCATTCACCTTCACCACGCTCCGCTTCTTCGACCAGAGCCCACCCCTCACGCCTCCCGTCGACCGAAGAATTCGGCACATTAGAAGATCTCCATCGCTTCCCGTGCGAATCGCTACATTCATTTTCCTTTGCCCAACAATCCGAGGAACTACTGAATAATCGCCATAACATACTGAAAAGGTCAATAGACTTCATGCGCGACCGCTTCGGCTGGACCACCAGCAACAGTGCGGGGCTTGCTGGCGCTCAGGCTCGATTCGGTGGAGATGCTGATACCCAGAGTGTGGTGGACTACTTGTCGAAAACCAGTGTTTCGGGCAGGGATGACCGCTACAACTACGCTGGGTTATCGCGCGGACCAATGACCGGACCTGCTGATGTGGACAGTGGCAATATCTTTGAAAGGGCATTTGCAGAACCCCAGCTTTCCGCGGACCAGTTCAGGGACATGGTCCAGGAGCAGGGACCGCCCGATGCCCTGCGTTCCTCGGGCCAGGCATCAGAAGATCTAGCGTCCCCGCTGAGGACAGACTCGAGGCCGTACCCCAGGCGCGTAAGCATAAAAAAAC CACCCTTCACCGCCACGGACCCCTTATCTCCTACCAGTACCTCAAGTCTAGGATATGGTTTCCCGGTTCCTGTCCTACACACCCACAGCAGCAAGTGGACACCCGCATCACAAGCCGTGTTCAGGACCGAGTCGCATGAACCATGGACCATCTTGGCGGCGAATGACATCTCGTGCCTCATCTTTGGTGTCACACAAGCGGAACTCCGCAAGCTAAGTATCCTCGAAGTCGTACAGAAAGACCGCAGACAGTGGGTTGAGTCGAAACTGCGGGACCCCACCACTGATGCTGCCGTAAGGGCCCAACCTTCGCCGGATAAGACTCGTGTCAAGCCTGTGAATCCGAAATCGATGGGAATGGGCAATGGTGTAACAGCGCAGCTGCTCAGCAAGCCTCCTTCTCGAGCAAGGGCTCCGAGGAGGGCCCAGACTGATGACGGATACGGCTCGAGCGCAAGGCAGCTGAATCACCCGGCAACCAAGTCCCGAGGTGTACTGCTGTGCGGAGATGTGGTACCCATTGAAAAGCGCGATGGCAAGAGAGGCTCTGCCAGCATCTGGGTGATGGAAAAGCGTGGTGGTTTGATTTGGGTGATGGAAGAGATCCAGGAGAATGTCGCGTTCGTTCGCTGCGATGAATCCTGGAACATTGCTGACGCCACCGGCGATATTGACAAAGTCTGGGGTCAGGGTGCGGCGAAAACTGGAGAACGGATCACGGAGTTGCTTCCTAATCTTCCACCAGACTGCCTTGAATCTCCTATCGATCAAGGTCTCAACAAAATCACCGAGAAGAAGTACTTCGCTTCTCGCACATCAGCTGGAATATGCATACcgtccaccatcaccaagggCGACAGCTCAAGATCCCTTCGAATATCGAGCTTTCCTCATGTCGCAGGTATGATGGTGCTGTCCTCTTCGACCTTAAAAATTGTCAGCTCCAATTCCGTCTTCTCGTCCGCGCTGTTTGGACATGAGCGACCTGAAGGCTTACACGTTAATGATTTGATACCTGGCTTCGACGGCTTGCTGAACGTGctcaccgaggaggagagTGTACCGCTGGTTGACGGTCTGGTGATCTCTGAACCCAGTTTCCGGAGAGCGCGCACCCTCTCTATTCTCCGCGATGGCAAATCCAATGTGGCCTCGGTCTTCCTAGAACCATCTGGCCTTGCTGCCGTGCATCGCGATGGCTCCTCGATTGCTGTAGATGTCCAGATGCGTGTGGCCAAGAGCGGCACAATGTTCCCCAAGGCACGAGAGGATCCCAATTCAGGAGACCACAGCGACTCGGAGTTTGAAGCGGTCACAGAGCTTGTATACGCACTTTGGGTGACATATTCGAGACATATCCACTCGGCAGCTCCCGCGGCTGGCTTCCCTTCTCCGCCGTCCCGGACAGAAAGCCCGTCTTCTATATCTGCATCGAATCTGGCTTCCACAACGGCTTCTACTCCCTATGCCATTGGCTCGGAGCGGACATTGGTAGAGACGCATATACCGACCTCTACCTTAAGCCAGCAGTTGAGTGAAGCAGCTTCGCAACCGCTAACAGACAAACCAGTCCAGCCAGTGCCCGAAGTAAGACCGGCTGGTACCAAAGAGGTGCCCCAAAAACGAACAATTGCCGATTACATTATCCTCGAAGAGATGGGTCAAGGAGCCTACGGAGAAGTGAAGCTTGCGCGCATGAAGAAGATTCCGACCAAGAAAGTCGTTCTGAAGTATGTTACGAAGAAACGGATTCTTGTCGATACATGGACCCGCGATCGTCGTCTAGGAACGGTACCATTAGAAATCCACGTTCTGAACTATCTCCGACGCGACGGTCTGAAGCATCCCAACATCGTGGAAATGGAGGGATTTTTCGAGGACGATATCAATTATTACATCGAGATGACCCCACACGGGCTACCTGGAATGGACCTCTTCGATTACATTGAGCTGAAAGCGAATATGGATGAGGCTGAATGCCAGAACATCTTCAAGCAGGTTGTGGACGCaattcatcatctccatacGAAGGCTTTGGTCGTGCATCGCGACATCAAAGACGAGAACGTCATTTTGGACGGAGAAGGTCGGATTAAGCTGATTGATTTTGGGAGTGCCGCCTATATCAAGAATGGACCCTTTGATGTGTTCGTGGGCACGATTG ATTACGCGGCACCCGAGGTACTTCAGGGCAAATCCTACCGAGGCAAGGAGCAAGACATTTGGGCCCTTGGTATCTTACTCTACACCATCGTCTACAAAGAGAATCCCTTTTACAATGTTGACGAAATCTTGGATCACCCTCTTCGAGTCCCGTTCTTACCCTTCTCGGAGGATTGCATCGACCTTATCCGGAGGATGCTTGACCGAGATGTGGACAACCGACTGACGATCAGTGAAGTTTTGGAGCATCCATGGATGATTGACAGTTGA
- the HEK2 gene encoding KH domain-containing protein (COG:A;~EggNog:ENOG410PK1N;~InterPro:IPR004087,IPR004088,IPR036612;~PFAM:PF00013;~go_function: GO:0003676 - nucleic acid binding [Evidence IEA];~go_function: GO:0003723 - RNA binding [Evidence IEA]), whose translation MDPTELHDTTMVDETSPNNVDMIDDVDIETTPKTEEEYAQSMLTLRAIVSSKEAGIIIGKSGKNVADLRDETGVKAGVSKVVPGVHDRVLTVTGPLNGTARAYALVAKGLLEGAPQMGMGGIVSNNGTHPVRLLISHNQMGTIIGRQGLKIKHIQDASGVRMVAQKEMLPQSTERIVEVQGTPEGIEKAVWEIGKCLIDDWQRGTGTILYNPAVRASVGTTPSTSTMNQSVGNGYNSRPYNRTGNGADFSDQSGGYGRRSNPDTSNRGYPLVTEDGEEIQTQNISIPADMVGCIIGRGGSKITEIRRSSGARISIAKAPHDETGERMFTIMGSAQANEKALYLLYENLEAEKTRRSQLQE comes from the exons ATGGACCCTACCGAGTTGCACGATACCACCATGGTCGACGAGACCTCCCCGAACAACGTCGACATGATTGACGATGTCGACATTGAGACGACGCCCAAGACCGAGGAAGAGTACGCTCAGTCTATGCTGACTCTTCGCGCCATCGTTTCGTCCAAGGAAGccggcatcatcatcggcaagtCTGGCAAGAATGTTGCTGACCTGCGTGACGAAACCGGAGTCAAGGCTGGTGTGAGCAAGGTTGTTCCTGGTGTTCATGACCGCGTCTTGACCGTCACTGGTCCTCTGAACGGCACTGCCAGAGCCTATGCTTTGGTTGCCAAGGGTTTGCTCGAGGGCGCCCCTCAGATGGGCATGGGTGGCATTGTGTCCAACAATGGAACTCACC CCGTTCGGCTCTTGATCTCTCACAACCAGATGGGTACCATCATCGGTCGCCAAGGTCTCAAGATCAAGCACATTCAGGATGCATCGGGCGTGCGCATGGTCGCGCAGAAGGAAATGCTCCCCCAGTCGACCGAGCGTATCGTCGAAGTGCAGGGCACCCCCGAGGGTATCGAAAAGGCCGTCTGGGAAATCGGAAAGTGCCTGATTGACGACTGGCAGCGCGGTACCGGTACTATCCTGTACAACCCCGCCGTTCGTGCGTCTGTTGGAACTACCCctagcaccagcaccatgaACCAGAGCGTCGGCAATGGCTACAACAGCCGTCCTTACAACCGCACCGGTAACGGTGCCGACTTCAGCGACCAATCCGGTGGCTACGGCAGGCGATCCAACCCCGACACCAGCAACCGTGGTTACCCGCTTGTCACCGAAGATGGCGAGGAAATCCAAACACAGAACATCAGCATCCCCGCTGACATGGTTGGTTGCATCATTGGCAGAGGTGGTAGCAAGATCACCGAGATCCGCAGGAGCTCTGGAGCCCGGATCTCCATCGCCAAGGCTCCCCATGACGAGACGGGCGAACGCATGTTCACCATCATGGGTAGCGCTCAGGCGAACGAGAAGGCTCTTTACCTTCTGTACGAGAACCTCGAGGCTGAGAAGACCCGCCGCAGCCAGCTTCAGGAGTAA
- a CDS encoding GTPase-activating protein GYP6 (COG:U;~EggNog:ENOG410PH7C;~InterPro:IPR035969,IPR000195;~PFAM:PF00566) translates to MRGIEETRQRWNTFFRDNNHPADIRTALRSEQGDKLCEDGLRSICWKAFLLFDDLDRAQWPQKIADSRSVYVALKAHFLKYIEHPDDLQSTVDPLADDEASPWQTLRDDEQSRADIAQDVDRCLQENFFFREPSTKSKMIDILFIYSKLNPDLGYRQGMHEILAPLLWVIDRDAIEPKSLQESSAKEADDDLMHTLLHADYVEHDSFTLFCSVMQNVRVYYEHNRHRSENGQADVIPIVHQCHRIHNDLLVTADLELADHLQALEILPQIFLTRWMRLLFGREFAFQDVLLIWDRLFAEGLRPELIDFVCVAMLLRIRWQLLRADSSSALGLLLRYPSPHPHEPLSFVHDAIYLEQNPTPDRGVFIISKYSGRPPDPTRGLGQPNPKHMNSKKFRLRSVSRDLSESSSPSRSPARNSPKSLETLFQDVSEGIQRRTEAWGVAKAVRGAVSEAKRNMQSIQSEHYPRTARHEPSSSTIGMPWDHGTDIAVQWKTKVEQLEERNRKLAKNLGNALNDIRSHLMRAEGIDKKTADALKKALTQVQSVQSCLEDSSIPPGTVEQGPNESGEGDQESLSDTSKPASEQAETVLDKASDASSAARKPSVSAKSSRSSVECETKTRRASSNGQIPSSMPLRHAVRPSLADSEFSWMLGGGRQFSSFVSPVSVPPEQTRHGEMRAKPSTLFGNGDEEHGRPDAEADGLALRSLRGPKARE, encoded by the exons ATGAGGGGCATTGAGGAGACAAG GCAACGATGGAATACCTTCTTTCgcgacaacaaccaccccgcCGATATTCGGACTGCCCTTCGGTCGGAACAAGGAGATAAATTGTGCGAGGATGGATTGAGGTCTATTTGCTGGAAG GCGTTTCTGCTTTTCGATGATCTCGACCGAGCGCAATGGCCGCAGAAGATCGCCGATTCGCGAAGTGTTTATGTCGCCCTGAAAGCCCATTTCCTGAAATACATCGAACATCCAGACGACTTGCAGTCGACAGTTGATCCGCTGGCGGATGATGAAGCG TCACCATGGCAAACGTTACGTGATGACGAGCAGTCGAGGGCGGATATCGCCCAGGACGTCGACCGATGTTTACAGGaaaacttcttctttcgcgAGCCCTCCACCAAGTCTAAAATGATCGACATCTTGTTCATCTACTCGAAATTGAATCCCGACTTGGGCTATCGTCAAGGCATGCATGAGATTCTGGCTCCGCTCCTTTGGGTCATTGATAGAGACGCCATCGAGCCAAAGTCACTGCAAGAGTCTAGCGCCAAAGaagctgatgatgacctgATGCATACTCTTCTCCATGCCGATTATGTGGAGCACGACTCTTTTACATTATTTTGCTCGGTTATGCAGAATGTTCGCGTGTATTACGAGCATAATAGACACCGGTCAGAGAATGGCCAGGCGGATGTGATACCGATCGTTCACCAATGCCACCGCATTCATAATGATTTGTTGGTAACCGCGGATTTGGAGCTGGCGGATCATCTGCAAGCCCTTGAAATCTTACCACAGATATTCCTCAC GCGTTGGATGCGTCTACTGTTTGGTCGAGAGTTCGCTTTCCAAGATGTTCTTCTCATTTGGGATCGCCTTTTTGCAGAAGGGTTACGACCCGAACTCATAGACTTTGTGTGTGTCGCCATGCTGCTACGAATCCGATGGCAAC TGTTGCGCGCCGATTCCTCGAGTGCTTTGGGTCTTTTGCTTCGAtatccttcccctcatccacACGAACCTCTAAGCTTCGTGCATGATGCGATATACCTGGAGCAAAACCCCACTCCTGATCGAGGAGTATTCATCATTTCCAAGTATTCTGGAAGACCGCCGGATCCCACCAGAGGACTTGGGCAACCAAATCCAAAGCATATGAACAGCAAGAAGTTCCGCCTGCGGAGCGTCTCAAGAGATCTAAGCGAAAGCAGCTCCCCGTCCAGGTCACCTGCAAGGAACAGCCCCAAGAGTCTGGAGACGCTCTTCCAAGACGTTTCTGAGGGCATACAGCGTCGAACAGAGGCGTGGGGTGTAGCCAAGGCTGTCCGGGGAGCGGTGAGTGAAGCCAAGAGAAACATGCAATCTATTCAGTCAGAGCACTACCCCCGGACTGCACGGCATGAACCGTCCAGCTCGACTATAGGCATGCCGTGGGACCATGGAACCGACATTGCAGTCCAATGGAAGACGAAGGTTGAACAACTGGAGGAACGAAACAGGAAACTTGCCAAAAATCTCGGCAATGCCTTGAATGACATCCGGAGCCACTTGATGAGAGCAGAAGGCATCGATAAGAAGACCGCAGACGCCTTGAAGAAGGCGCTCACCCAAGTTCAGTCAGTCCAGAGCTGTCTTGAAGACTCTTCCATCCCTCCCGGTACCGTGGAGCAGGGTCCCAACGAAAGTGGTGAGGGAGACCAGGAATCGCTGTCTGACACCTCTAAACCCGCGAGTGAGCAAGCTGAGACTGTGCTCGACAAAGCAAGTGACGCCTCGTCAGCGGCGCGCAAACCTAGTGTGTCTGCGAAGTCATCACGGTCGTCCGTTGAATGCGAAACGAAAACTCGTAGAGCTTCGAGCAATGGCCAGATTCCTTCATCCATGCCACTTCGACATGCCGTACGTCCATCACTGGCAGATTCAGAGTTTTCGTGGATGCTCGGGGGCGGGCGACAGTTTTCGAGTTTCGTTAGCCCGGTATCCGTGCCGCCCGAACAGACCCGACATGGAGAAATGCGAGCCAAACCGAGTACTCTATTTGGCAACGGTGACGAGGAGCATGGAAGGCCTGACGCTGAGGCTGACGGATTGGCGCTGCGGAGTCTTCGGGGACCCAAAGCTCGTGAATAG
- a CDS encoding alcohol dehydrogenase family protein (COG:Q;~EggNog:ENOG410PG9N;~InterPro:IPR013154,IPR013149,IPR002328,IPR036291, IPR011032,IPR020843;~PFAM:PF00107,PF08240;~go_function: GO:0008270 - zinc ion binding [Evidence IEA];~go_function: GO:0016491 - oxidoreductase activity [Evidence IEA];~go_process: GO:0055114 - oxidation-reduction process [Evidence IEA]) translates to MSAENTMRAVVFRGPYKVAVEERPVPRIQDAGDILVKVTYTALCGSDLHVYRGIEPSGTGYVMGHEVTGVVVETGDAVQSVQKGDKVVSAFTTSCGKCYYCKQGYSSRCEQNMLLGCDHLDGAQAEYIRIPNADGSVVKAPEGVDEKYLVLMADIFPTGYFAARNAFKTSTKEQIAEQTVVLIGCGPVGLCALINALEYKPKHLLAVDSVPARLELARELGAEPWNFQTDREGLDKRVLELTEGRGADAVIEVVGLSPALKTGYDLLRPFGTISSVGVHNGEIPWNGCEAYGKNLTVQMGRCPVRSVSEEALEVLKKNQHRLGFMADKIMPLSQAVEAYEIFNAMKVQKVIFEADK, encoded by the exons ATGTCTGCGGAAAACACTATGCGCGCGGTGGTCTTCCGCGGCCCTTATAAGGTCGCTGTTGAGGAGCGCCCCGTGCCTCGGATTCAGGATGCGGGGGATATTTTGGTTAAGGTGACTTATACGGCGCTTTGTGGGAG TGACCTTCATGTGTACCGTGGCATAGAGCCCTCGGGGACAGGCTATGTGATGGGCCATGAAGTTACTGGTGTGGTGGTCGAGACGGGCGATGCTGTGCAGTCTGTCCAGAAGGGGGATAAGGTCGTGAGTGCTTTTACGACGTCCTG CGGGAAGTGCTACTACTGCAAACAAGGATACTCGTCCCGTTGCGAACAGAACATGCTTCTGGGTTGCGACCATCTGGATGGTGCTCAGGCCGAATAT ATTAGAATCCCCAATGCGGATGGATCGGTGGTCAAAGCCCCTGAGGGCGTCGACGAGAAGTACCTCGTCCTCATGGCGGATATATTCCCGACTGGCTACTTCGCCGCGCGAAATGCATTCAAGACTTCTACTAAGGAGCAAATCGCAGAGCAGACGGTTGTCCTCATTGGCTGCGGGCCAGTCGGACTCTGTGCGTTGATCAATGCGCTGGAGTACAAGCCTAAGCATTTACTGGCGGTTGACTCCGTTCCCGCGCGTCTGGAACTTGCCAGGGAGCTGGGAGCTGAGCCTTGGAACTTCCAGACTGACCGGGAAGGCCTCGACAAGCGTGTCCTGGAGTTGACGGAGGGAcgtggtgctgatgctgtcattgaggtggtgggattGAGTCCGGCGCTGAAGACTGGTTATGATCTGCTGCGGCCGTTCGGCACCATTAGCAGTGTTGGCGTGCACAATGGAGAG ATCCCGTGGAATGGATGTGAGGCCTATGGAAAGAACCTCACGGTCCAGATGGGCCGGTGCCCTGTGCGGTCCGTTTCGGAAGAGGCGTTGGAAGttctgaagaagaaccagcatCGTCTTGG CTTCATGGCCGACAAGATCATGCCCCTGTCGCAGGCGGTTGAGGCGTATGAGATTTTCAACGCCATGAAGGTGCAAAAGGTGATTTTCGAGGCGGATAAATAG